One genomic region from Cryptosporangium aurantiacum encodes:
- a CDS encoding diacylglycerol kinase family protein: MDVLLLAPGPGVATRVPVLACRDALRKGADVEVLELDSDSEVDAAVKRASVDGARLVVAGGDGQLRAVLRRMVRRSLPRGGERPADLPSDRTVPDLPAIGVLPLEAHGDADLAAKLGLPRTPADVAAAVLEGAERRVDLLRHDGGSVTLHGALLGGADTSGRPVAWHARIDVDDTLLTDGTEPLLACAIANADGYTDLSGLPLVVSADPADGVLEVGLALPAAPTRGLFGRRRAHGEIEVRRARGRAVSLNIVTNTAEDAVPLIDDGVSGTVTRKRTWWMERGAWGVYTR, from the coding sequence GTGGACGTGCTGCTTCTCGCGCCGGGTCCGGGCGTCGCTACCCGGGTACCCGTGCTGGCCTGTCGCGACGCGCTCCGGAAGGGCGCGGACGTAGAGGTGCTCGAGCTGGATTCGGATTCCGAGGTCGACGCCGCTGTGAAGCGAGCGTCCGTGGACGGTGCCCGCCTGGTGGTCGCCGGCGGCGACGGTCAGCTGCGGGCGGTGCTGCGCCGGATGGTTCGCCGGTCGCTGCCGCGGGGCGGCGAGCGCCCCGCCGACCTGCCCAGCGACCGCACGGTGCCCGACCTTCCCGCCATCGGGGTCCTGCCTCTCGAAGCGCATGGGGACGCCGACCTCGCGGCGAAGTTGGGGCTTCCACGCACGCCCGCGGACGTGGCCGCCGCAGTGCTCGAGGGTGCCGAGCGGCGGGTCGACCTGCTGCGCCACGACGGCGGCTCGGTGACGTTGCACGGCGCGCTGCTCGGCGGCGCGGATACGAGTGGCCGTCCGGTTGCCTGGCACGCCCGGATCGACGTCGACGACACACTGCTCACCGACGGCACCGAACCGCTGCTGGCCTGCGCGATCGCCAACGCCGACGGGTACACCGACCTCAGCGGGCTGCCGCTGGTGGTCAGCGCCGATCCGGCGGACGGCGTCCTGGAGGTGGGGCTGGCGCTGCCGGCAGCGCCGACGCGCGGCCTGTTCGGCCGCAGGCGCGCGCACGGTGAGATCGAGGTACGGCGGGCACGCGGCCGCGCGGTGTCGCTCAACATCGTGACGAATACCGCTGAGGACGCCGTCCCGCTGATCGACGACGGCGTGAGCGGCACCGTGACCAGGAAGCGAACCTGGTGGATGGAGCGCGGGGCCTGGGGCGTCTACACCCGGTAA
- a CDS encoding CoA-acylating methylmalonate-semialdehyde dehydrogenase, whose translation MRTVPHWIDGKPTEGAVDAGEVRTGPVYDPSSGEQIATVPFASTQDVDTAVAAAKAAFKTWRRSSLAQRTRVLFAFRELLDRHTDELARIISREHGKTIPDAKGEVARGLEIVEFACGIGEHIKGDQSPNVSTGVDSFSVRQPLGVVAGITPFNFPAMVPLWMSPIAIACGNTFILKPSEKDPSAGVRLAELWAEAGLPDGVFNVLHGDKVAVDGLLNHPDVAGVSFVGSTPIAQYIHQTATANGKRVQALGGAKNHMVVLPDADLDLAADAAVSAGYGAAGERCMAVSVVVAVGAVGDQLVGKIAERIPAVKVAPGDEAGAEMGPVISAQHRDKIKSYIDQGEAAGATLVADGRGTSVEGRENGYWVGPTLFDNVGKDMTIYTDEIFGPVLSVVRVETYDDALDLVNSNPYANGVALFTCDGGVARQFGLDVEVGMVGINVPIPVPVATYSFGGWRNSLFGDVHMYGAEGVRFWTRGKVVTTRWPDPSHRGVDLGFPQNK comes from the coding sequence ATGCGTACCGTCCCGCACTGGATCGATGGCAAGCCGACCGAGGGCGCCGTCGACGCCGGCGAGGTCCGCACCGGGCCGGTGTACGACCCGAGTAGCGGCGAGCAGATCGCCACCGTGCCGTTCGCGAGCACCCAGGACGTCGACACCGCGGTTGCCGCCGCCAAGGCCGCGTTCAAGACGTGGCGCCGCTCGAGCCTCGCCCAGCGCACCCGCGTCCTGTTCGCGTTCCGTGAGCTGCTCGACCGCCACACCGACGAGCTGGCCCGGATCATCAGCCGCGAGCACGGCAAGACGATCCCGGACGCCAAGGGCGAGGTCGCCCGTGGCCTGGAGATCGTCGAGTTCGCCTGCGGCATCGGCGAGCACATCAAGGGCGACCAGAGCCCCAACGTCTCGACCGGTGTCGACTCGTTCTCGGTGCGCCAGCCGCTGGGCGTCGTCGCCGGCATCACGCCGTTCAACTTCCCGGCCATGGTGCCGCTCTGGATGTCGCCGATCGCGATCGCCTGTGGCAACACGTTCATCCTCAAGCCCAGCGAGAAGGACCCGTCGGCCGGCGTCCGGCTCGCGGAGCTCTGGGCCGAGGCCGGCCTGCCCGACGGCGTGTTCAACGTGCTGCACGGTGACAAGGTCGCCGTCGACGGCCTGCTCAACCACCCGGACGTCGCCGGGGTGAGCTTCGTCGGCTCGACCCCGATCGCGCAGTACATCCACCAGACCGCCACCGCCAACGGCAAGCGCGTCCAGGCACTCGGCGGTGCGAAGAACCACATGGTCGTGCTGCCCGACGCCGACCTCGACCTGGCCGCCGACGCCGCGGTGTCCGCGGGTTACGGCGCGGCCGGCGAGCGCTGCATGGCCGTCTCGGTCGTGGTGGCGGTCGGCGCCGTGGGTGACCAGCTCGTGGGCAAGATCGCCGAGCGCATCCCGGCCGTGAAGGTCGCTCCCGGCGACGAAGCGGGTGCCGAGATGGGCCCGGTCATCTCCGCCCAGCACCGCGACAAGATCAAGAGCTACATCGACCAGGGTGAGGCCGCCGGTGCCACGCTGGTCGCCGACGGCCGTGGCACCAGCGTCGAGGGCCGGGAGAACGGTTACTGGGTCGGCCCGACGCTGTTCGACAACGTCGGCAAGGACATGACGATCTACACCGACGAGATCTTCGGCCCGGTGCTGTCGGTCGTCCGGGTCGAGACCTACGACGACGCGCTGGACCTGGTCAACTCGAACCCGTACGCGAACGGCGTCGCGCTGTTCACCTGCGACGGCGGCGTCGCCCGGCAGTTCGGGCTCGACGTCGAGGTGGGCATGGTCGGCATCAACGTGCCGATCCCGGTGCCGGTGGCCACCTACTCTTTCGGTGGTTGGCGGAACTCGCTCTTCGGCGACGTGCACATGTACGGGGCCGAGGGCGTGCGGTTCTGGACCCGAGGCAAGGTTGTCACGACGCGGTGGCCCGACCCGTCCCACCGTGGCGTCGACCTTGGGTTCCCCCAGAACAAGTAA
- a CDS encoding adenylosuccinate synthase, translating into MPAIVLVGAQWGDEGKGKATDLLGGSVQWVVRYQGGNNAGHTVITPDGEKYALHLIPSGILTPNTTSVIGNGVVVDPAVLIGEMDGLIERGVDVSNLRISADAHLIMPHHRALDKVTERYLGKARIGTTGRGIGPAYGDKLARIGIRVADLLDPGILRRKLDTVLAEKNQILVKVYNRKALDPAAVAEEYLGYAERLKPHIADSRLLLNKALERGETVLLEGSQGTLLDVDHGTYPFVTSSNPTAGGACAGSGIGPTRITKVIGILKAYTTRVGSGPFPTELHDEYGERLRKVGGEVGVTTGRNRRTGWFDAVIARYATRVNGLTDIFLTKLDVLSGLDRVPICVGYDVDGERMDDMPMTQTDFHHAKPIYEYLDGWWEDLSDVRTFADLPKNAQAYVTRLEELSGTQVSVIGVGPGRDQNVVVRDLI; encoded by the coding sequence ATGCCCGCGATCGTGCTCGTCGGTGCCCAATGGGGGGACGAGGGTAAGGGTAAGGCCACCGACCTCCTCGGCGGTTCGGTCCAGTGGGTCGTCCGGTACCAGGGTGGCAACAACGCCGGGCACACGGTGATCACCCCGGACGGGGAGAAGTACGCGCTGCACCTGATCCCGTCCGGGATCCTCACGCCGAACACCACGTCGGTGATCGGCAACGGTGTCGTCGTCGACCCGGCCGTGCTGATCGGCGAGATGGACGGCCTGATCGAACGTGGTGTCGACGTGTCGAACCTGCGGATCTCGGCGGACGCGCACCTGATCATGCCGCACCACCGCGCGCTGGATAAGGTCACCGAGCGTTACCTCGGCAAGGCGCGGATCGGCACCACCGGGCGGGGCATCGGCCCGGCCTACGGTGACAAGCTCGCCCGGATCGGTATCCGGGTCGCCGACCTGCTCGACCCGGGCATCCTGCGCCGCAAGCTCGACACGGTGCTCGCCGAGAAGAACCAGATCCTGGTCAAGGTCTACAACCGCAAGGCGCTCGACCCGGCCGCAGTGGCCGAGGAGTACCTGGGGTACGCCGAGCGGCTGAAGCCGCACATCGCTGACAGCCGCTTGCTGCTGAACAAGGCGCTGGAGCGGGGCGAGACAGTGCTGCTCGAGGGGTCGCAGGGCACGCTGCTCGACGTCGACCACGGCACGTATCCGTTCGTGACCTCGTCGAACCCGACCGCGGGCGGTGCCTGCGCGGGCAGCGGCATCGGGCCCACCCGGATCACGAAGGTGATCGGGATCCTGAAGGCCTACACCACGCGGGTGGGGTCCGGCCCGTTCCCGACCGAGCTGCACGACGAGTACGGCGAGCGGCTGCGCAAGGTCGGCGGCGAGGTCGGCGTGACGACCGGGCGCAACCGCCGCACCGGCTGGTTCGATGCGGTGATCGCCCGGTACGCCACCCGGGTCAACGGACTGACCGATATCTTCCTGACGAAGCTCGACGTGCTGTCCGGCCTCGACCGGGTGCCGATCTGCGTCGGCTACGACGTCGACGGCGAGCGGATGGACGACATGCCGATGACGCAGACCGACTTCCACCACGCGAAGCCGATCTACGAGTACCTCGACGGTTGGTGGGAGGATCTGTCCGACGTCCGGACGTTCGCCGACCTGCCGAAGAACGCGCAGGCGTACGTCACTCGCCTGGAGGAGCTGTCCGGCACGCAGGTCAGCGTGATCGGCGTCGGCCCCGGCCGCGACCAGAACGTCGTGGTGCGTGACCTGATCTGA
- a CDS encoding transporter substrate-binding domain-containing protein, producing MADDDSERRVSERGVSERGASERGDSERGTEELQSAPADTGFASQSRPGLPPRWVAGGRTLSKLDGLGLAARLARLAVVVVLLVGAVVVAAVTVSGVGPPSQDDLRRQAGLFDKRQLLIGVKDDQPGMSLLDNGVYRGFDVEIAYLVAASLGFAPDDVRLLTIESEDRARRQALDVKTKKIVTVDLVVATFSITPAREADPDVSFSAPYLRTEQSVLTRKTSARYEALSDLADRKVCTLNTTTSKQNLEAAGVLPFGKNKISECVRGLESGAYDAVSTDAAILAGFVFENPGKFTIHDIGSEGSELYGINVGTNEALKTLVDLALYRSYTEPTDRRWETAYDTYLRREQPSAMPQQVAVAKQPDVEKPRVRIWPWEDEQ from the coding sequence ATGGCGGACGACGATTCCGAGCGCAGGGTTTCCGAGCGCGGGGTTTCCGAGCGCGGGGCTTCCGAGCGCGGGGACTCCGAGCGCGGGACCGAGGAGCTTCAGTCGGCGCCGGCGGACACCGGGTTCGCCTCGCAATCGCGGCCCGGCCTTCCGCCGCGGTGGGTCGCGGGCGGCCGGACGTTATCCAAGCTCGACGGTCTGGGGCTCGCGGCTCGCCTGGCCCGGCTCGCGGTCGTCGTGGTGCTGCTGGTTGGCGCCGTCGTCGTCGCCGCGGTCACGGTGAGCGGGGTCGGGCCACCGTCGCAGGACGACCTTCGGCGGCAGGCCGGTCTGTTCGACAAGCGTCAGCTGCTGATCGGCGTCAAGGACGACCAGCCGGGGATGTCGCTGCTGGACAACGGCGTCTACCGCGGCTTCGACGTCGAGATCGCGTACCTGGTCGCTGCCAGCCTGGGGTTCGCCCCGGACGATGTGCGGTTGCTGACGATCGAGAGTGAGGACCGCGCCCGGCGTCAGGCCCTCGACGTGAAGACGAAGAAGATCGTCACGGTCGACCTGGTCGTGGCCACGTTCAGCATCACGCCGGCACGCGAGGCCGACCCGGACGTCTCGTTCTCGGCGCCGTATCTGCGTACCGAGCAGTCGGTTCTGACCCGGAAGACGTCCGCTCGGTACGAGGCGTTGTCCGACCTCGCCGACCGGAAGGTGTGCACGCTCAACACCACGACCTCGAAGCAGAACCTCGAGGCGGCCGGTGTGCTTCCGTTCGGCAAGAACAAGATCAGCGAGTGCGTCCGCGGGCTGGAGTCCGGCGCGTACGACGCGGTCTCCACCGACGCGGCGATCCTGGCCGGGTTCGTCTTCGAGAACCCCGGCAAGTTCACGATCCACGACATCGGGTCGGAGGGCAGCGAGCTCTACGGCATCAACGTCGGCACGAACGAGGCGCTGAAGACGCTCGTCGACCTCGCGCTCTACCGCTCGTACACCGAGCCGACCGACCGCCGCTGGGAGACCGCGTACGACACCTACCTGCGCCGGGAGCAGCCGAGCGCGATGCCGCAGCAGGTCGCGGTCGCCAAGCAGCCCGACGTCGAGAAGCCGCGGGTGCGGATCTGGCCGTGGGAGGACGAACAGTGA
- a CDS encoding PLP-dependent aminotransferase family protein, which produces MTLLAELDRNSSVPLYRQLRAALEREILAGRLGTEGRLPSSRELATALGVSRNTVVTAYQELIAEGYVTPMPRSGLAVNAELHAEPPPPPTGRRFDWDARIAPAPDADLPISHRPRDWQRYRYPFLSGQPSADLFPRRAWQRSLRAAMEGSNFWPSLSDSGDADDPMLVEALCRHILPARGIDAEPSQVLVTLGSQQGQALIAGELLGPGKRLAVEDPGYPDLWHIAVRAGASLVPMDVDGGGLVPTDALASCDAVAVTPSHQYPTNVTLTVGRRNQLLDASPDLVIVEDDYDAEFRYSGSPTPALKALDRRGQVVYLGSFSKFLAPGLRLGFLVADARLVAALRERRRFQVRHAPGQQQRALALLITSGDYARALRRARTILRDRWRRTVAAVDTHLGWRPAFGDTFPAGGTALWVVGPPELNSRALAAAARARSVLVEPSESYHLREPRALNAVKIGFASVPTDRIDAGIAELATAWSSGTAQAAGVGVVG; this is translated from the coding sequence GTGACCCTCCTGGCTGAGCTGGACCGGAACAGCAGCGTGCCGCTGTACCGGCAACTGCGGGCCGCGCTGGAGCGGGAGATCCTGGCCGGGCGATTGGGCACCGAAGGCCGGTTGCCGTCGTCCCGCGAACTCGCCACCGCACTGGGGGTCTCGCGCAACACCGTGGTCACCGCCTACCAGGAGCTCATCGCCGAGGGTTACGTGACGCCGATGCCGCGGTCGGGGCTCGCGGTCAACGCCGAACTGCACGCCGAACCTCCTCCCCCTCCCACCGGACGCCGCTTCGACTGGGACGCACGGATCGCGCCGGCGCCCGACGCCGACCTCCCGATCTCGCACCGGCCACGCGACTGGCAGCGCTACCGCTACCCGTTCCTGAGCGGACAGCCGTCCGCCGACCTGTTCCCCCGCCGGGCCTGGCAGCGTTCCCTGCGGGCCGCGATGGAGGGGTCGAACTTCTGGCCGAGCCTCTCCGACAGCGGCGACGCGGACGACCCGATGCTGGTCGAGGCGCTCTGCCGGCACATCCTCCCCGCCCGCGGCATCGACGCCGAGCCGTCGCAGGTCCTGGTGACGCTCGGCTCGCAGCAGGGCCAGGCGCTGATCGCGGGTGAGCTGCTCGGGCCGGGCAAGCGGCTGGCTGTCGAGGACCCCGGCTACCCGGACCTCTGGCACATCGCGGTGCGCGCCGGAGCGTCGCTGGTGCCGATGGACGTGGACGGCGGCGGTTTGGTGCCGACCGACGCGCTGGCCTCCTGCGACGCGGTGGCCGTGACACCGAGCCACCAGTACCCGACCAACGTGACACTCACCGTCGGGCGGCGGAACCAGCTGCTGGACGCCTCGCCCGACCTGGTGATCGTCGAGGACGACTACGACGCGGAGTTCCGGTACTCCGGCAGCCCGACACCGGCGTTGAAGGCCCTCGACCGCCGAGGGCAGGTCGTCTACCTGGGCAGTTTCTCGAAGTTCCTGGCACCGGGGCTGCGGCTGGGCTTCCTGGTAGCGGACGCCAGGCTGGTCGCCGCGCTACGCGAACGGCGCCGCTTCCAGGTGCGGCATGCGCCGGGACAGCAGCAGCGGGCGCTGGCGTTGCTGATCACGTCCGGCGACTACGCCAGGGCACTCCGCCGGGCCCGCACGATCCTGCGCGACCGGTGGCGGCGAACCGTCGCGGCGGTGGATACGCACCTGGGGTGGCGGCCGGCGTTCGGGGACACGTTCCCCGCCGGTGGTACGGCGCTGTGGGTGGTGGGGCCACCCGAGCTGAACAGCCGCGCGCTGGCTGCGGCGGCGCGCGCCCGTAGCGTCCTGGTCGAGCCGAGCGAGTCGTACCACCTGCGCGAGCCACGCGCGCTCAACGCGGTCAAGATCGGCTTCGCGAGCGTGCCCACCGACCGCATCGACGCCGGCATCGCCGAACTAGCCACCGCCTGGTCGAGCGGGACGGCCCAGGCAGCGGGGGTCGGGGTCGTCGGATAA
- a CDS encoding aspartate aminotransferase family protein, whose protein sequence is MSRAYELDRAHVFHSWSAQSLIKPMVIEGAQGSYIWDPDGNRYLDFTSQLVFTNIGHQHPKVVAAIQEQAAKLCTVAPAFANDVRSEAARLIVERAPEGLNKVFFTNGGADANENAVRMARLHTGRRKVLTTYRSYHGNTATAMQMTGDPRRWPNDGAATDVHHFFGPYLYRSPFWATTEEEENDRALAHLEATIQLEGPATIAAIVLESIPGTAGILVPPGGYLAGVRELCNRYGIVFIADEVMAGFGRAGEWFAVDHWGVTPDLITFAKGVNSGYVPLGGVIISDEIAATFAERPFPGGLTYSGHPLAAAAAVATINAMADEGIVENAARLGEDVFGPGLRELAARHPVIGEVRGLGVFWALDLVKNRETREPLVPYNAAGADNAPMAELLAEAKLRGLIPFVNMNRMHVVPPCTISDGEAKEGLAILDEVFGLLDRHHV, encoded by the coding sequence ATGTCTCGCGCCTATGAACTCGACCGGGCTCACGTCTTCCACTCTTGGTCGGCCCAGTCGCTGATCAAGCCGATGGTGATCGAGGGCGCTCAGGGCTCCTACATCTGGGACCCGGACGGCAACCGGTACCTCGACTTCACCTCGCAGCTAGTGTTCACGAACATCGGGCACCAGCACCCGAAGGTGGTCGCCGCGATCCAGGAGCAGGCCGCGAAGCTCTGCACGGTGGCACCGGCGTTCGCGAACGACGTCCGGAGCGAAGCAGCGCGATTGATCGTCGAACGCGCGCCGGAAGGCCTGAACAAGGTCTTCTTCACCAACGGCGGTGCGGACGCCAACGAGAACGCGGTCCGGATGGCCCGGCTGCACACCGGTCGCCGCAAGGTGCTGACGACCTACCGCAGCTACCACGGCAACACCGCCACCGCGATGCAGATGACCGGCGACCCGCGTCGCTGGCCGAACGACGGCGCCGCGACCGACGTCCACCACTTCTTCGGGCCGTACCTGTACCGGTCGCCGTTCTGGGCGACCACCGAGGAGGAGGAGAACGACAGGGCCCTGGCGCACCTGGAGGCGACGATCCAGCTCGAGGGGCCGGCGACGATCGCGGCGATCGTGCTGGAGTCGATCCCGGGGACGGCCGGCATCCTGGTTCCGCCGGGCGGTTACCTGGCCGGCGTCCGGGAGCTGTGCAACCGGTACGGCATCGTGTTCATCGCCGACGAGGTGATGGCGGGGTTCGGCCGCGCCGGTGAGTGGTTCGCGGTCGACCACTGGGGTGTCACCCCGGACCTGATCACGTTCGCCAAGGGTGTGAACTCCGGATACGTGCCGCTGGGCGGCGTCATCATCTCGGATGAGATCGCCGCGACGTTCGCCGAGCGTCCGTTCCCGGGCGGCCTGACCTACTCCGGGCACCCGCTGGCGGCCGCCGCAGCGGTGGCGACGATCAACGCGATGGCCGACGAGGGCATCGTGGAGAACGCCGCCCGGCTCGGTGAGGACGTGTTCGGTCCGGGCCTGCGCGAGTTGGCCGCCCGGCACCCGGTGATCGGCGAGGTCCGTGGCCTGGGCGTCTTCTGGGCCCTCGACCTGGTGAAGAACCGGGAGACCCGGGAACCGCTGGTGCCCTACAACGCGGCGGGCGCCGACAACGCGCCGATGGCCGAGTTGCTGGCCGAGGCGAAGCTCCGCGGGCTGATCCCGTTCGTCAACATGAACCGGATGCACGTCGTGCCGCCGTGCACGATCAGCGATGGTGAGGCCAAGGAGGGCCTGGCGATCCTGGACGAGGTGTTCGGTCTGCTGGACCGCCACCACGTGTAG
- a CDS encoding chromosome partitioning protein, whose amino-acid sequence MQGTGQSNGEANGRPGSGAHSEVSGEPSAIGWPEPTTPGSSEASSNGVQAAQHLQSGSGWAESTTGTNGVVRIAETPEVPAQPGPDATTSGPPSPSEQPTLPQWPRPDGPQSAPPQDPGPHAQTVPGVAPDEQWQPPSAQGWPGQVGSGDLDSADQQWLGQLRDQEAADRPASPEAGAQPQQQPTPQPQSGGEPPWPGTEQSPGSQPQWPGTEQPPGSQPQWPGAEQSPGGQPPWPGAEQHQTPGAEQQWPGQHQSPGQHQSPGQHQSPGQHQWPAQPQGQQWPAQQPPGQQQWPPQQPHEQQQWPAQQPPGQQQWPAQAPHDQQQWQAQQQPAQWPQQQPGWPAPEPQWPAQQQWPGQENQWPAQQEWPAQQQWPGQENQWPPQEQQQWPAQQPQWPAQQQPAPPPHQPPQPQQPHQPQQWQAPEQQWPAPADPNHPVSGQPTSEQGGFPVSGDPSATPPTSGQPISGQPVYDHPVSGQPISGQPISGQPISGQPISGQPISGQPVYNHPVSGQPTYGQPVSGQPVSGQHAEPDPLTAPQWPAPPPEPEPAPEPAPDQPAQEWAAPPAAAAWPTEQPPAGPPPVPPPAAHDLHRPADHYAYRPAPDTAAERPQPLQEQPPRQTPQPEWRTGPGQPSFDQPAVPPTAEEFAARRAHRPRPPEPTMGVPALIRRVTFGTVSPQLSKREIEYRDAVAKVRRNFGGLRQVTVVNPKGGAGKTVAVLMTAMTFGQNRGGYVLAWDNNETQGTLGMRSQQDYHVHTVRDVLRALPSFQNSGKVGDLTPYVRSQGEAMFDVLASDESATAGEMLTAQAFVNIREVVSRFYKLIVVDTGNNVRAENWQAAIDATDQLVVTMSARGDSAETAARMLDHLDQTGRHELVRRAVTVVAMAASRKDVDLPAIQRHFAARTRAVLLAPYEKLLDSGEPIRYGELSARTRNAWLRIAAAIAEGL is encoded by the coding sequence GTGCAAGGCACCGGCCAGAGCAACGGTGAGGCCAACGGTCGTCCCGGTTCCGGGGCGCACTCCGAGGTGTCCGGCGAGCCGTCCGCGATCGGATGGCCAGAGCCGACGACACCCGGGTCCTCGGAGGCGTCGTCCAACGGTGTGCAGGCGGCCCAGCACCTGCAGTCCGGTTCCGGATGGGCGGAGAGCACCACCGGCACGAACGGGGTCGTCCGGATCGCCGAGACGCCCGAGGTGCCCGCGCAGCCGGGCCCGGACGCCACGACCTCCGGGCCGCCGTCGCCGAGCGAGCAGCCGACGCTGCCGCAGTGGCCGAGGCCCGACGGCCCCCAGTCGGCGCCACCGCAGGACCCCGGGCCGCACGCCCAGACCGTGCCCGGCGTGGCACCGGACGAGCAGTGGCAGCCGCCGTCGGCGCAGGGTTGGCCGGGTCAGGTGGGTTCCGGTGACCTTGACTCGGCGGACCAGCAGTGGCTCGGCCAGCTCCGCGATCAGGAGGCCGCGGACCGGCCGGCGTCGCCAGAGGCCGGTGCCCAGCCCCAGCAACAGCCGACGCCGCAGCCGCAGTCCGGTGGCGAACCACCGTGGCCGGGCACGGAGCAGTCGCCCGGCAGCCAACCGCAGTGGCCAGGCACAGAGCAGCCGCCCGGCAGCCAACCGCAGTGGCCGGGCGCGGAGCAGTCGCCCGGTGGCCAGCCGCCGTGGCCGGGCGCGGAGCAGCACCAGACGCCGGGCGCGGAGCAGCAGTGGCCGGGGCAGCACCAGTCGCCGGGGCAGCACCAGTCGCCGGGGCAGCACCAGTCGCCGGGGCAGCACCAGTGGCCCGCGCAGCCGCAGGGCCAGCAGTGGCCGGCGCAGCAGCCACCGGGCCAGCAGCAGTGGCCGCCGCAGCAACCGCACGAACAACAGCAATGGCCCGCCCAGCAGCCGCCGGGCCAGCAGCAGTGGCCGGCGCAGGCACCGCACGACCAGCAGCAGTGGCAGGCGCAGCAGCAACCGGCGCAGTGGCCGCAGCAGCAGCCCGGCTGGCCGGCGCCGGAACCGCAGTGGCCCGCGCAACAGCAGTGGCCCGGCCAGGAGAACCAGTGGCCTGCCCAGCAGGAGTGGCCCGCGCAGCAGCAGTGGCCGGGGCAGGAGAACCAGTGGCCCCCGCAGGAGCAGCAGCAATGGCCTGCGCAGCAGCCACAGTGGCCCGCCCAGCAGCAGCCCGCGCCGCCGCCCCACCAGCCGCCCCAGCCCCAGCAGCCCCACCAGCCCCAGCAATGGCAGGCGCCGGAGCAGCAGTGGCCCGCACCCGCGGATCCGAACCACCCGGTCTCCGGGCAGCCGACCTCCGAGCAGGGCGGGTTCCCGGTCTCCGGCGACCCCTCGGCCACCCCGCCGACGTCGGGACAGCCGATCTCCGGCCAGCCCGTGTACGACCACCCGGTATCCGGGCAGCCCATCTCCGGGCAGCCCATCTCCGGGCAGCCCATCTCCGGGCAGCCCATCTCCGGGCAGCCCATCTCCGGGCAGCCGGTGTACAACCACCCGGTATCCGGGCAGCCGACCTACGGGCAGCCCGTCTCGGGGCAGCCCGTCTCGGGGCAGCACGCTGAGCCCGACCCGTTGACCGCACCGCAGTGGCCGGCGCCGCCCCCGGAGCCAGAGCCCGCACCGGAGCCCGCGCCGGACCAACCGGCCCAGGAATGGGCGGCGCCACCGGCTGCGGCGGCGTGGCCCACCGAACAGCCTCCGGCCGGTCCGCCTCCGGTACCACCACCAGCCGCACACGACCTACATCGGCCCGCAGACCACTACGCCTACCGGCCCGCGCCGGACACTGCCGCCGAGCGTCCACAACCGTTGCAGGAACAGCCACCACGGCAGACGCCGCAGCCGGAGTGGCGGACCGGCCCGGGCCAGCCCAGCTTCGACCAACCGGCCGTACCACCGACCGCGGAGGAATTCGCCGCCCGCAGGGCGCACCGGCCCCGGCCGCCAGAACCGACGATGGGCGTACCCGCGCTGATTCGGCGGGTCACGTTCGGCACCGTGAGCCCGCAGCTGTCGAAGCGGGAGATCGAGTACCGGGACGCGGTCGCGAAGGTCCGGCGGAACTTCGGCGGGCTGCGCCAGGTCACGGTCGTCAACCCGAAGGGCGGCGCGGGCAAGACCGTCGCGGTGCTGATGACCGCGATGACGTTCGGCCAGAACCGCGGTGGTTACGTCCTGGCCTGGGACAACAACGAGACCCAGGGGACGCTGGGCATGCGCTCCCAGCAGGACTACCACGTCCACACGGTCCGGGACGTCCTGCGCGCGCTGCCGAGCTTCCAGAACAGCGGCAAGGTCGGCGACCTGACGCCGTACGTCCGGTCGCAGGGTGAGGCGATGTTCGACGTCCTGGCGTCGGACGAGTCGGCGACCGCCGGTGAGATGCTCACCGCGCAGGCGTTCGTCAACATCCGCGAGGTCGTCAGCCGGTTCTACAAGCTGATCGTCGTCGACACCGGGAACAACGTCCGGGCGGAGAACTGGCAGGCCGCGATCGACGCGACCGACCAGCTCGTCGTCACGATGTCGGCGCGCGGCGACTCGGCGGAGACCGCGGCGCGGATGCTCGACCACCTCGACCAGACCGGGCGGCACGAGCTCGTGCGCCGGGCGGTCACCGTGGTCGCGATGGCGGCCAGCCGGAAGGACGTCGACCTGCCTGCGATCCAGCGGCACTTCGCGGCCCGGACGCGCGCGGTGCTGCTGGCGCCGTACGAGAAGCTGCTCGACTCGGGTGAGCCGATCCGGTACGGCGAGCTGTCGGCTCGTACTCGCAACGCCTGGCTACGTATCGCCGCCGCTATCGCCGAGGGCCTCTGA